In Sphingobium sp. B2D3C, a genomic segment contains:
- a CDS encoding cation:proton antiporter, translating into MQQSLWDELGRVLTPHGPAVQSAVSFTPSDYSVHFFLQIAVILVTCRVVGWLGRTLFKQPQVVGEMIAGVVLGPSLFGLFAPDLQAAIFPKETSNVLYVGAQLGVGLYMFLVGLTLRLDHVRSKARAAGAVSAAGIAVPFMLAAVITPWLLTIDGLFTAGVGRGSATLFLGACIALTAFPMLARIINERGLANTSLGTLSLTAGAFDDAASWCVLAVVLATFGAGPGVAVIAIVGALLYAGFMLMWGRRLLVPLGRLVEAEGGISMTVLAIVLALFSLSAFLMDAIGIHAIFGGFLLGACMPRGLIALEIKRKVEPLVVVLLLPMFFTYSGLNTRMDMVNSVPLLLTALAILLVSVIAKFGACWAAARLAGEDHRTALGIGALMNARGLMELIIINIGLQKGIIGPTLFAMLVLMAIVTTVMAGPLFELVYGRQARARGDLAALDEANGPSTAMAPAE; encoded by the coding sequence ATGCAGCAATCGCTTTGGGATGAATTGGGCCGCGTCTTGACGCCCCACGGCCCCGCCGTTCAATCCGCTGTGAGCTTCACGCCATCCGACTACAGCGTGCATTTCTTTCTGCAGATCGCCGTCATCCTCGTGACGTGCCGGGTGGTTGGATGGCTCGGCCGCACCCTGTTTAAGCAGCCGCAGGTGGTTGGGGAAATGATCGCCGGCGTCGTGCTCGGCCCGTCGCTCTTCGGCCTGTTCGCGCCCGATCTGCAAGCCGCGATTTTCCCCAAGGAAACCAGCAACGTCCTTTATGTCGGCGCGCAGCTTGGCGTAGGCCTCTATATGTTTCTGGTTGGATTGACGCTCCGGCTCGATCACGTCCGCTCGAAGGCGCGCGCCGCCGGCGCGGTGTCGGCGGCGGGCATCGCCGTGCCGTTCATGCTGGCGGCGGTGATCACCCCCTGGCTGTTGACGATCGACGGGCTGTTCACGGCCGGGGTGGGGCGGGGGAGCGCCACCTTGTTCCTCGGCGCGTGCATCGCGCTCACAGCCTTTCCCATGCTGGCGCGGATCATCAACGAGCGCGGCCTCGCCAACACGTCGCTGGGCACGCTCTCGCTGACGGCGGGCGCCTTTGACGATGCCGCCTCCTGGTGCGTGCTCGCGGTCGTGCTGGCGACCTTCGGCGCGGGGCCGGGGGTCGCGGTGATCGCCATTGTCGGCGCACTGCTCTATGCGGGGTTCATGCTGATGTGGGGTCGTCGGCTACTCGTCCCGCTCGGGCGTCTCGTCGAGGCGGAGGGCGGCATAAGCATGACGGTGCTCGCTATCGTCCTCGCGCTGTTCAGCCTGTCGGCGTTTCTCATGGATGCAATCGGCATACACGCAATCTTCGGCGGCTTCCTGCTCGGCGCCTGTATGCCGCGCGGGCTGATCGCGCTGGAAATCAAGCGCAAGGTCGAGCCGCTGGTGGTGGTGCTGCTGTTGCCGATGTTTTTCACTTATTCCGGCCTCAATACGCGGATGGACATGGTGAACTCCGTGCCGCTGCTCCTGACAGCGCTGGCGATTCTGCTCGTTTCGGTGATCGCCAAATTCGGGGCGTGCTGGGCCGCCGCGCGGCTGGCGGGGGAGGATCATCGCACGGCGCTGGGCATAGGCGCCCTGATGAATGCCCGGGGGCTGATGGAGCTCATCATCATCAACATCGGCCTGCAAAAGGGCATTATCGGTCCGACGCTGTTCGCGATGCTGGTGCTGATGGCCATCGTCACGACGGTGATGGCGGGTCCGCTGTTTGAACTGGTCTACGGTCGGCAGGCACGAGCACGCGGCGATCTGGCGGCGCTGGACGAGGCAAATGGTCCATCGACCGCCATGGCCCCGGCGGAGTGA